From the Candidatus Bathyarchaeia archaeon genome, one window contains:
- a CDS encoding transcriptional regulator, producing MPKPNDLEQRALQIIMSAGNNGLLQSELWKKLGASSREGSRIALKLESKGLIRREKELRNGRWTYRLYPRRLPASINSIVDCPCMMCPDSSKCGPTGNITPQSCEKLTEWLFRVAESQNFLGDS from the coding sequence ATGCCGAAACCCAACGATCTAGAGCAAAGAGCCTTACAAATAATAATGAGCGCCGGAAACAATGGGCTGCTCCAGTCGGAACTATGGAAGAAGCTGGGGGCAAGCAGCCGAGAAGGCTCTAGGATAGCTCTTAAACTGGAAAGCAAGGGGCTCATTAGGCGGGAGAAAGAGCTCCGCAATGGCCGATGGACTTATAGGCTTTATCCGAGGAGACTGCCGGCCTCCATAAACTCCATAGTTGACTGCCCATGCATGATGTGTCCAGATAGCTCAAAGTGTGGACCCACAGGAAATATTACACCTCAAAGCTGTGAAAAATTAACTGAATGGCTTTTCCGAGTAGCTGAGTCTCAGAACTTTTTAGGTGACAGTTGA